tgtgtaattgtgtgtgtgtgtgtgtgtgtgtgtgtgtgtgtgtgtgtgtgtgtgtgtgtgtgtgtgtgtgtgtgtgtgtgtgtgtgtgtgtgtgtgtgtgtttgccgtgGAATGCCTGGCTTTTAATACGTAATGGCTTGGGTGATGTCAGCAAAACACCGATAAACTGCTGACTACATGTACCGTGTATGCGACagcccgtgtgtatgtgtgtgtgtgtgtgtgtgtgtgtgtgtgtgtgtgtgtgtgtgtgtgtgtgtgtgtgtgtgtgtgtgtgtgtccacttgCACCAGCTATCTACctaacgcccaccaccaccaccccaaccaccaccaccaccatcaaacacACCTGTCACGCCCCGGCTGACCCtggcggcgcggcgcggggctCGGCGGGGTTCCGTGATCGCTATCTTGCATTTAATATAGATACTCCCGGCCTGTCTACGCAATGGATGGGCGTGTCGATAGCGGCAAGACGTATGGGCGCCAGGGAGGCCAGTCGGCGGCGCAGATAATATGAAATACGGGTGGCACTGTcctcggcggcggcggtggaggttgtggtggtggtggaggaggaggcggtggtggtggtggtgatggtggtggtggtggtggtgcggctcCCATCTGTCTGGTAATGACTCGCCAACAAAACATACTTCTCAAAGGgctactttacacacacacacacacacacacacacacacacacacacacacacacacacacacacacacacacacacacacacacacacacacacacacacacacacacacacacacacacacacacacacacacacacacacacacacaggtgtgtgtgcatgaatacatatatacacacacacacagggcgttGTGTCATGTTTATGTTGAAATGTCTGTTTTATGTGCGTTAGGGAATAAATGAAAAACACACAGCGCACATACACGGCTGAGCATTCATATACGCAAAGCACACACTCAggacgcccccctccctccccacgccGCCCCCCACGTAAGCATACATGAATGCATAAATGCATATATGAATGCAAACTATACTTGCAGGTTGTGTTTTGTTTAACTGCAGATATGGATTTTACGAGTGACTGCATAAagcgaataaacacacacacacacacacacacacacacacacacacacacacacacacacacacacacacacacctcctactaaaattgacctctcttttggccactcttctgaactcttttttttttatattatgtcATTGTTTACCTGGcaaatttttttctcattataacttttttttgccgatgagctgctttctttgcggcaaacacacacacacacacacacacacacacacacacacacacacacacacacacacacacacacactaaagcacCCGGCCAATCAGTGAGTGTCTACACCCCCAACACACGTATGGACACCTTCCCAATATTTAGTTATTCCCGATACACAGATGATGCTTACTACGAGATAAAACAGCCCCGCCTTATTGGGAAGCGGGAAAAATGCAAATACTCCTATACTCTTCCCCCGagcgagaagagaaagaaaaaaaaaaaggcgaagaagaataaggaagaaggacagaggaaaaaaaaagcaggaggagagaatgaggaagatgaagaacaagaaccagaagatgaaaaggaaaaaaaaataagtataatcCCACAAGTTGTTTAGTTCGCTCATCTTAATATATTTGCCACCTTGAAATAAAAGCTTACCTCCCTCTTACACGTATGAGTAAACATAATCAGGTAAGGAGATTATAATTATTTACTcatcaactctctctccctctctctctcctcctccaccactctcagtttctctctccctttctactccactatcaactctctctctccctctctctccctcacttacccccgtcattttctctctctctctctctctctctctctctctctctctctctctctctctctctctctctctctctctctctctctctctctctctctctctctctgtgtgtgtgtgtccttcccttctctctcattccgcCTCGGGTCAGGGGGTCGGCACTACGCGGCCCTACTTGGCACTACAGATGCGTTTCCCCCCGTGAATGGCACCCAATATCCGTCTCTCTCAGCTTCACATCAGCCCGTCATCCGCCGCCTCTCGCCAGCAAATCCCGCGCGGGACATATTCTCCTTCGCTCCGCTATCCACTGTGTGTCTTCCGCCTCGATTCTCGGCCCAGGAAGTAACCATCTGTCACCCACCCATTGCTGTCTCTCTCCTTAttgcactttttctctctctctcagtctctctctatcATAATATTcgcttcctccttattcttttcctatttcttgaaccttttcctcctcctttatttttctcttcctttatattctccatttcttccctacgcttttcctttcttcttttttccttatatttcagttcgataataaaaaataaataaataaacgcaaCTCTTTCCTTCACACgcgaagtagaaaggaaaggagaaaaaaaaacttgactaaaactaagaagaaaaaactatAACGTAAAAATCAAATCAAACTTTTCACTCTTCACAAACCCACACATGAGGAAACGTTTCTCTCAAATTACTTCTCCCAGTAGACCAATTAgcccaggtagagagagagagagagagagagagagagagagagagagagagagagagagagagagagagagagagagagagagagagaaacaataaaaaaagaaacaccagCACCTAAAATCACTTCACAATTTCCTGCAACACtccagaaatacaaaaaaaataccgaCATTCTTAagagaacaagtaaaaaaaaaaccgaagaccaaaaggaaaataatagaaaaaaaagtccatttcctttccatcaatgtgtggcggcggtgttgggggagggggaggaggaggaggaagaggaagaggaagcgaggacGAAGGTGTGGGCGTCAGGTGAGAGCGAGACGTAACAATGGGGACCTTTGTTTTGACTGGAAGCCGGACGATTACAAATGAGTGGTTCTGGAAGTGACTCCATCGattgttcctcctccacctcccgcctctcctcccctccctcttgcccTTATCgtaccctctttccttcctgccttctctttctcttttcttttcttcctctacttcctctgctctttctttttcctttccttctctccctcgctcttctttctctttgtgttcTCTGTCTGCTGCCTCTCTCGAACCCTTTTTCCtgccccatttttctttttttctttcctcctcttccttctcctccttcttgtccctctcctgcctccttccttctacaGTGTCTTTCCCtactccttctgtcccttcctcttccttcccttcctctttcagtgTCCTCTCTTCGggggaaagacaaagagaagaacgacgaggggaaaggaagacaaggaaaagaaaaggtaatgTAAAAGGAAGAACTAAaccaggaaagggaagagaaagggaaaacaagggaaaggaagaaagaaaagaagtagaaaggcgaggtgaaaggagggcaagggaaaggTAGATGATGGGGAAACGGGTATCTGGAGATTTTCCCAAAGACTTTTCTAGTGTTCAGGGGATTAAGGGGAGGCTGTGGTATATCCGGACGGGCTGAGGGGGAGGCCGCGCACTTTGTTAGCGGCTCCCGAGGCTGTCTTAGAGAAACTTTGATTGGAGAATTAGAGAGTTTcgatttctcttatttttctcttgttctgcCGTGGCTGTTTCTCTTTACTGAACCATGAggaccttatttatttattttattattttagtaTATATGAGATAGTTTGTTCTTTgagttttattgatttttttttctatagtgaTCTCGATAGGAAAGGTGAATTGGAACTTTGGTGGGAGGGCTGAAGTTtcgattttctctatttttttcttctttctctaccgtTTTGAGTTTCTGTTTATCGAACCGTGGTGACCGAGACCAGCTTTTGTTTTATTGTCTTTATGGTCAAGAAGAAAGACTTAAAAAttgtcattccttcctttaactacagcaaaacaaatgaaaaacagtAGCGTTATGAatgtgagtgaaaaaaaaatggtttgtgtaaaaaaatatatgaaaaaaaaacaaaggaaataacggTTAAGTATATAAAACGAATAAGTAGAAATAAAATaaggagattaaaagagaagaggatgaagaagaaagaacgtaaaaacaaaaaaaacaaaacaagaataaaaaaaaaagtgtgataatTTTCTGTCACGCAATGACGGTGATgaaggtggagatggtggtgataatggtggtggtggccttgGTCTTGGCGGTGCACGTTGGGAAGGGTCAGCATCTCCTCCAGCTGACTTACGTGGAGGACCAGGGGGAGGAGGTAGTGACCCGGCCGAAGGTTACGAAGAGAGTCAATTTCCCGCTCTTGAGACCAGAAACCCGGGAATCTAAGAAGCCTCCTCACAAGCCTCACACGGAAGAGAAATCACGTAAAAAAAGGCTCTTCAATGTGGTTCAGATCGAGGCCATAGGAGACCGCGAAGACCTCTCAAAGAACCTAGCTTTAGAGACGCCGGCCATCGAGGTCTCAGGGTCCGGCGGGCGTTACGGGGCTCGAAGTGGGGCGTCGTGGTCTCCTTGGGGTTTGTGGTCGCCGTGCAGTGTGTCGTGTGGGCGTGGGCAGCAGTACCGGTTCAGGGCGTGTCTGGTGCGGGCGTGTGAGGGCCGCCCGTGGGAGCTTCAGGAGTGTACTAAACGCCGGTGTAGGTTCTGAGTTAAGTGATTGTTTGTATGACTTTTTCTTCGGCCGATGTGTTTGATTTGTGACGCATTAGTTGATTGTaatagagaggaagggggtgatagTATAGTAATGCATCttagtctgtgtgtctgtctatctctgcctGCATCTgtatctctctttgtctgtctctgtttatctgtctgcttgtatttgtttctctgtctatctgtctatgacTGTCTGTTTTAGTGTCTTTGTCTCTTGTCTtgctgtttgtctctgtctctatgtTTGTCAGTCggtttgcctgtctatctatctgtctgtctctcttcaggTACACATTCACcttctcactcccccccccccccctccccctccgccccccacaCACTCTCCATTCCTGACGCCTCTCCGAAGTGACTCATTCCACCTGCTCCATTTCAGCCTCAATCATATTCCGTTTGGCGACTGGTGAGCATTATCGCCGCTTAGCCGTGACGCGCGCTCTAATGCATTTCACGAGGACCATCTATAGCAGCGGCcctcacctgcctgcctacctacctgcccTCCGCCACACCTGAGCTACACCTGAATATTTAcctgggctcctcctcctcctcttcctcctcctccgcctgagcCACCTGCCCGTCGTTACGCTAATCACGCAGCATCAATCGCATTTTATAATATCATTCCTCGTTCGTCCACCTCGTTCGGGGCGGcgtaattggagtgacacattcaTTAGCTATTAATTTACTGCATGACATGGTTGGAAAGGCCCAGCACCGTCCTTCGTTGTCGGACTGTCTCGCTGTGTTCGGTGTTGTTAGTTAGACGCTCTCAGCTCCCACGTCAACTAATTCaaaatgccaaaaaggagatcagtttgGTTCTTATTactggtattttaggttcacggtacagaagtatgatcgaactaccaccagggtcataaaaccatccgtggaaatgctcaaaacttatacgaaagccttgtcaagtatgttagacgctttcggctcccacgtcaactatttccaaaacgccgaaaaggagatcagtcgggttgttaGGCGTGGTATTTTatgttcacggcacagaagaatgatcaaactaccaccagggtcataaaaccatccgtggaaatgctcaaaacttatacgaaagccttgtcaagtatgtttaagaatacgacccactctctcactctcgttcttactcttcttcctcctctcacccagCGTCCCCCCGGCCAGTGGTCCATCAACAGAGCCTTTcagccctccctcacctcctcattATTGGCCACCCACATCCCTCATCCGATTAACCTGATCCTGTGGCGACCTAAACCGATCACAGAGGGAAAAGCTGCATTGTGGAGGCTAGCAGGGAGACCATAACCACATCCACACGCGACCCTCCACCCCGCCCTCCACCTAATCGATTGCTATTGACTTTATCTGATCCGTGGCGGGACTCGAACCTCTCCCAAGCCTCCTGAATCGGCCAATTTGAGTCCGTGTATATCCGATTTCCCGAAGGAGGCCGGATGGGAGACGCTGCAGCCCTTGGTAGTCTTTTGTGTCCCTGCGATTCTGTTTAGAGCTTGGTTGATGATGGTGGTTTGTATGGTTGGTTAATCGTTTGGTAAGGTTGAGGCTGGTCTTGGTAACTGGTTGACGCTGCAgctcttctttctgcttcttcctggtcttctttttcatcttcttcctttcttcttcttcaagcaATCTCCATGTCTTGCCATTTACtctcctttctctgcttcttcttcttattattatcttcttctgttttgtatttttccACTTGCTCCTCcttcgctatctctctctctctctctctctctctctctctctcctcctcttttatttctcttcaccttcctccttctcctcctcttccttctgttactGTCTTCTttgtacctccttcctcctcctcctcctcattcgcttTCTCCTTCTatacttgctcctcttcttcctcctcttcatcatcattatctttttcatcggcgtcttttttttattttccttttttcttctccaaacTTCTCGCCTTTCTTCTAGACCATCATTACCgactcctcatctctctctttctttccctcttctcccttctccttcctctcttccatcatcaccaccctttaATTCCCTTAGGAGATACTAGTGTTGAGTTTCCCCTTCTGTACCCTGTTCCCTTTTCCCACTATtaattctctcttcattttttcctttctttactaacACAAGCTAAACATCAACACTGGCTTCCCAtttatcactttctcttcttcggcTTCTCTTcaaccactttctcttcctcttcttcctttgtttactgCTCCCTctgtacctcctcttccttctcctcctcctcctcttccacttaaaCAGCCCCTACTTCGCCTTGTCCCATCACCACCAGCCTCAAAACCACACTATTCCACCTTGTtatccttccacttttccttcctccctcttctccacaTTCTcctacaccccttcctcccccagtcaccaccaccaccagcaccaccctcCACCACCCAGCTCCACCTCaccacttccttccacttcctaaCTCCGGCCAGCGCCAACTCGTAGAAAATCTAAAATCGTGACGGGAaaccactttctttcctcctcctcctcctcctcttcctcctcgcaacAACAAGTGGGTGGCATATCTCCAGTGtttgcagggaggaggaggaggaggaggaggaggaggttggagaaaTAGCCacagggacagagagagaagaatctTAACGTCGATTTTATATACTGTTTCCAAGCGCCTCCCGCCCTTTCTATGCTCATCCCGCCCCCTTCCCGCCCCCTTACCCGCCCCCTCATTCCAATTTGCAGGAAGAGAtgcggtggaagggaagggacgggtgggaaagggaagggaagggaagggacgaaaaggaaagaaatgggaagggaagggggagggaaggaaaggaaagagaaggaaagggaaggctagggggaaagaagggaaagaaagggaagatataggaagagaagggaaggtaaaggaaaggaagggacaataagggaagggaaaggaaaggaaggaacaataagggaagggaaaggaaaggaaacgaatggacaataagagaagggaagggaaggaaaggaacgagaagagaaggaatggaaaggtaagggaaaggaagggaaaggaagaaaaggaacaggaagggaaggaaccggtaagaaagggaaaggcagggaaggaacgggaagagaaggaacgggaagaaaaggaacgggaaggaagggaagggaatgaacttCAAAACTGTATATTTTCTATGGCATGAATTTTGATTGTGTTGGAGAGCGccggaggatgaagaaagagaatgactggagggaaggaggaggaggaggaggaggaggaagaggaggaggaggaggaagaggaggagaaggagaaggaggaggaggtcttgggatgaatggggaaaaagggaagggaagatagatgaTTATAATAGGGTTATGgacgtggtctctctctctctctctctctctctctctctctctctctctcaggactaCATtacaatctttcttcttctcaaacTATTCCTTTGCACACACttcccgactctctctctctctctctctctctctctctctctctctctctctctctctctctctctctctctctctctctctctctctctctctctctctctctctctctctctctctctctctctcttcctctctcctcctcctcctcctcttcttcttcttcttcttcctcctcctcctcctcttccttctgcaactgcttctcgctcttcctcctcctcctccttcctcatgttctcttcctctctctctattattttgttttttcgatttctctgtttcttcttctttttctcctccttttccttctctgtgtttctctactttcttctccttcagttctctctttcttctcttcttccttaactcttctttctcattctttgtttctgctttgtctcttttcctccatttcctccactttgcctccctttcttctctgtctctcttcctcctcttctcatattTGTCTCACTTGCTTCCTTCtggttctcctttctctttttctctccctttacctcctattttcctccatttctcccactTGTTTTCTTATTTGCATTGTTgttctcctttctgtctcctcttcctcttctttgcctcccttcttttattctttacgttctcctttctctgtctatcaatctcctctttctcctatttcccttctttcctgcctttgttttttctctccctattgtttctcctttctctgtttctcctcctctcccttcttcctcctttatctctcttcctctctctgtctctctgtctcctctttctcctctttcccttctttccttcctttgttttttctctccctattgtttctcctttctctgtttctcctcctctcccttcttcctcctttatctctcttcctctccctgtctctctgtctcctctttcccttctttccttcctttgttttttatctccCTATTGTTTCTGCTTTCTctgttgtttctcctcctctcccttcctcttcttcctttatctctcttcctctccctgtctctctgtctcctctttctcctatttcccttctttccttcctttgttttttatctccCTATTGTTTctgctttctctgtttctcctcctctcccttcttcctcctttacctctcttcctctccctgtctctctgtctcctctttctcctatttcccttctttcttttcttttttttctcctccttgtttctgctctctttgtttttctcctcctctccttcctcttcttcctttatctcttcctctccctgtctctctgtctcctctttatatttcctttgtttttatctgttttttattcttattgttctctgttttctcctcctctcccttctcttccttccttcttctcttccctcccctgtctctctgtctcctctttctttctatttctctcttcctccttatttttgcATCTTCGTCTCATGGTTCCCGTATCTAATCTATGACCATCAAGCCTTCTAATTGATGGCGCTGGAAATGACATCCTAAAGGGGacatgttactctctctctctctctctctctctctctctctctctctctctctctctctctctctctctctctctctctctctctctctctctctgtggatgtTCTCATTTCAgcgacaagagaaggaaaaggaggaggaggaggaagaggaggaggaggagaaagaacactaagtagaagaaaaagaagtaaaagaagataaagatgatgatgataaatgacAAGATGGCGAagcgtaagaagaagaagaagagaaatgacaacaataacattaacaacaaaaaagaagaaaaacaagaagaaaacttagaagaaagaagagagggagagagagagagagagagagagagagagagagagagagagagagagagagagagagagagagagagagagagagagagagagagagagaagaggaacccAATACTATTTtctatacttctcctcctcctcttcttcctcctcttaccatcttcctttctctttttgctaCTCTTACAATCACTGCttctcatcttccccctcctccttcctcctcctcctcctcttcttcctcctcttaccatcttcctttctctttttgctaCTCTTACAATCACTGCttctcatcttccccctcctccttcctcctcctcctcctcctcctctcaccatcttccctttctcttctctctactcttaCGATCATTGACGTAACATAAGTCGATAACGAACTCCCGGCCATTGAGTGGAGGACAAGAGTACTGAAAACACGAATTCTTGTCTCCACTTgggaaacgaaaaacaaaagtagactgtaggattttttttctcgttctttcaagGAGCAGAGAAATCAATAAGtccttgagggggggggggggagagagagagagagagagagagagagagagagagagagagagagagagagagagagagagagagagagagagagagagagagagagagagagagagagagagagagacgcctaaaTGCAAGAAGTgttggggaatgagagagaaaaagagaaagagaggaagagagatagagaatggaagaaatagcaatgaaataaatGAACGAGAATAAGATATCAAAGAAGTGTTaaggaatgaaagataaagagaggaagagaaggagagagcaaAGCAAtacaggaatgagagagagaaagaaaggaagagaagaaaagatagagagaggaataaaTAGCAAAGTAATACATAAACGACAataaaatacattgaaaaatacagaaaaagagctggtaaatgagagagaaagagtaagagagagaaagagagcgagaaggaAAAATAGCAAAGGAATAAGTGAAGAAAATGTCGTGGGAGTTACAAAATAAATGAGTCATAGCGAGAAAACGAGGAGAACGGAGAGACTACAAGGGGCCTCCTCGACCTAATAGGCACAACTAAGATTAGTCACGAAGTGCAAAaatgggacgaggaggaggaggaggaggaggaggagggaaagggaaggtgggggcctggggaggagaatgaggaggagaaaagaagaaaaaaatataagaaaatgatgcaagataagacagaaaaaaacaagaaaaaaaagtataacgaagacgctgaagaaaaaaaaacaagaaaaaataacaaacaaagaaaaaaaagtaaacattgaaaagaacagagaaaaacttAACCACActcaataaggctttcgtagaggtatttccatgggtagttttatgagcctagtgatagcttgaaaaggcttctgtaccatgaacgtgaaagccAATCATGCTAACCAGCCTAATCATCTTcgtggcctttgaaaatgttAGTTGTGGGAGCTGAGAGCATTTAAGAAACAGGCCTTACACACCcaccatttgataaggctttcgtagaggctgtgggtagtcatttttatgagcctagtaatagttcgacaaggcttctgcgaGAGACACTCAAGGCTGTGGGTAGTCATTTTTATGAGactagtgatagttcgacaaggcttctgcgaGAGACattcataagaacccgactaatcatCTTCGTGGCCTTTGAAAATGCTTGTTGTGGGAGCCCAAAGCCTCTGGGAATGTGGGTCTAGGGTACGCCATCCGCTGCAGACCTTGAAGAAACGCTCAGCTCTTGAAGAATACTGTTGCTGAACGTCCCACGAGAGCCTGTCTTAAAGAGGGGCCTTGTTATGCGAGTGAGCGAGGCAgagtcccttctccttctctttttttctttccgttctccttttttcctttatttagtggtgatttttcctcttccttctccctttcatttttaccttccagtttttctctcttcctttatttactagttttccatctcttccgtccttctcttttttctttcctcaaattTGTTtagttcccttttcctttcctatttcctctcctctctttcttcttggtCTCGTAAATTCGTcaattcattcctcccttcccttctgtcattcctttcctttttccttccttgcttcctcacatccccttcctcctcctctctcatcatcatacattcccattcctcctctctcttcgtatctcctctttcctatcctccttaattcttttccgtctc
This genomic stretch from Eriocheir sinensis breed Jianghai 21 chromosome 38, ASM2467909v1, whole genome shotgun sequence harbors:
- the LOC127008815 gene encoding ectin-like, whose product is MTVMKVEMVVIMVVVALVLAVHVGKGQHLLQLTYVEDQGEEVVTRPKVTKRVNFPLLRPETRESKKPPHKPHTEEKSRKKRLFNVVQIEAIGDREDLSKNLALETPAIEVSGSGGRYGARSGASWSPWGLWSPCSVSCGRGQQYRFRACLVRACEGRPWELQECTKRRCRF